One Glaciihabitans arcticus DNA window includes the following coding sequences:
- a CDS encoding transaminase codes for MGYENRERLTALWASEVELYRAARPRSEALWRAALPSMPDGVPMLWMAKWPGPWPVYVDDARGAHFSCVDGLDHVDLCLGDTGAMCGHAPPASVAAIAEQLGRGSTYMLPTADAAIAAGLLADRFGLPSWQFSLSATDANRSLIRYARHVTERPKILVIDHCYHGSVDEAFATLDETGAVVERRGNIGPPVPPAATTVVVPFNDVPALERALRELDVAAVLIEPAMTNIGIVLPAPGWHDALRALCDETGTILIIDETHTLCAGPGGMTQRDNLRPDAVVVGKTIGGGIPAGAHGMTEEFAARVRSSLELEDIDVGGVGGTLAGNAASMAGIRATLGEVLTAEVYPAMIERATEWTAGVQAALDEFGVPWQVTQLGARAEYSFRATPPRDGTEAADADDFELQQYLHLHALNRGILITPFHNMALMCPDTTSADVERHTLAFREAVASLYS; via the coding sequence ATGGGCTACGAGAACAGAGAGCGGCTCACCGCGCTCTGGGCGAGCGAGGTCGAGTTGTACCGCGCCGCGCGACCGCGGTCCGAGGCGTTGTGGCGTGCGGCCCTCCCGTCGATGCCCGACGGGGTGCCCATGCTCTGGATGGCCAAGTGGCCCGGTCCCTGGCCGGTTTATGTGGATGACGCCCGCGGAGCCCACTTCTCCTGCGTCGACGGCTTGGATCACGTCGACCTGTGCCTCGGCGACACCGGTGCCATGTGCGGTCACGCGCCGCCCGCGTCCGTCGCGGCGATCGCCGAGCAGCTCGGCCGCGGCTCGACCTACATGCTGCCCACGGCCGACGCAGCGATCGCGGCCGGACTTCTCGCCGACCGCTTCGGGCTGCCGTCCTGGCAGTTCTCGCTCTCCGCGACCGACGCCAACCGCAGCCTGATCCGCTACGCGCGGCACGTGACGGAGCGCCCGAAGATCCTCGTGATCGACCACTGTTACCACGGCTCCGTCGACGAGGCCTTCGCGACCCTCGACGAGACCGGCGCGGTCGTCGAACGCCGCGGCAACATCGGCCCACCCGTTCCACCCGCCGCCACGACGGTGGTCGTCCCGTTCAATGACGTTCCGGCGCTCGAGCGCGCGCTGCGCGAGCTCGACGTCGCAGCGGTGCTCATCGAGCCCGCCATGACCAACATCGGCATCGTGCTTCCGGCCCCCGGCTGGCACGACGCGCTCCGTGCGCTCTGCGACGAGACCGGCACGATCCTGATCATCGACGAGACGCACACGCTCTGTGCGGGGCCGGGCGGCATGACGCAGCGTGACAACCTGCGACCGGATGCCGTGGTCGTCGGCAAAACGATCGGCGGTGGCATCCCGGCCGGTGCCCACGGCATGACCGAGGAGTTCGCGGCTCGCGTGCGGTCCAGCCTTGAGCTCGAAGACATCGATGTCGGGGGAGTCGGCGGCACCCTGGCCGGCAACGCGGCCTCGATGGCCGGAATCCGTGCCACCCTCGGCGAGGTGCTGACCGCCGAGGTCTACCCCGCGATGATCGAGCGCGCGACCGAGTGGACCGCGGGAGTGCAGGCGGCCCTCGACGAGTTCGGGGTGCCGTGGCAGGTCACGCAACTCGGCGCGCGAGCCGAGTACAGTTTTCGCGCCACCCCGCCCAGGGACGGCACGGAGGCGGCCGACGCGGACGACTTCGAACTGCAGCAGTACCTGCACCTGCACGCACTCAACCGCGGCATTCTCATCACGCCGTTCCACAACATGGCGCTCATGTGCCCCGACACCACGTCCGCCGACGTCGAGCGGCACACGCTCGCGTTCCGCGAGGCGGTTGCGAGCCTGTACTCGTGA
- a CDS encoding DUF2330 domain-containing protein, which produces MRRIWAVGFLTLVLVGLQAAAPASACGCGGLATQPDAEISVSGERAVVSWDGETEQIDLMLDLVSKTDAAAIVIPTPTPATVTAGDSALFETLEETIRPRPVYADDWWGFGTGRDGAPALPSVTVLDRVEIGPLEAVTLAATNSRGLSTWLNSNGFALSPATSKVLNRYIKEKWSFVAVRIANDVPLSGSVDPIRLTFDTTRFVYPMRLSQGAETPQALRLYILDKERVDVTKAAEGAAAGPLNAGRKTVWAGDVTDPALTDRGTYLTVVDLRYEVPAIQVTTDIAIVPAGTAENVIPTREVVRLVSVLGVPLGSLIVGWAVIGLLILLGALVARTRTR; this is translated from the coding sequence GTGCGACGTATCTGGGCCGTAGGTTTCCTCACCCTCGTGCTCGTGGGACTGCAGGCCGCAGCCCCCGCGAGCGCCTGTGGGTGTGGTGGTCTCGCGACCCAGCCGGACGCCGAGATCTCGGTCAGCGGAGAGCGTGCGGTCGTCTCCTGGGACGGCGAGACCGAGCAGATCGACCTGATGCTCGACCTGGTCTCGAAGACCGATGCGGCCGCGATCGTCATCCCGACCCCCACGCCGGCCACCGTCACCGCGGGTGACAGCGCACTGTTCGAGACCCTCGAAGAGACCATTCGCCCCCGTCCCGTCTACGCCGACGACTGGTGGGGCTTCGGCACCGGACGCGATGGCGCACCCGCCCTGCCGAGTGTCACGGTGCTCGACCGGGTCGAGATCGGACCGCTCGAAGCTGTCACGCTGGCTGCCACGAACTCCCGCGGGCTGTCCACCTGGCTGAACTCGAACGGTTTTGCGCTATCGCCCGCAACGTCAAAGGTGCTGAACCGGTACATCAAGGAGAAGTGGTCGTTCGTCGCCGTTCGGATCGCCAACGACGTGCCGCTCTCCGGCTCGGTCGATCCGATCCGCCTCACTTTCGACACGACCCGTTTCGTCTACCCGATGCGCCTCTCGCAGGGCGCGGAGACGCCGCAGGCGCTGCGCCTGTACATCCTCGACAAGGAGCGGGTCGACGTCACGAAGGCCGCAGAGGGCGCGGCGGCGGGGCCGCTCAACGCCGGCCGCAAGACGGTCTGGGCCGGGGACGTGACCGACCCCGCGCTGACCGATCGCGGCACCTATCTCACCGTCGTCGACCTGCGCTACGAGGTGCCGGCCATCCAGGTGACTACCGACATCGCAATCGTGCCGGCCGGAACGGCGGAGAACGTCATCCCGACCCGCGAAGTCGTTCGTCTGGTGAGCGTGCTCGGTGTTCCACTCGGCAGTCTCATCGTCGGCTGGGCGGTGATCGGGCTGCTCATCCTGCTCGGCGCGCTCGTCGCACGAACCCGAACCCGCTAG
- a CDS encoding FKBP-type peptidyl-prolyl cis-trans isomerase, with protein sequence MRTAVALIAAASLALSLAACSPASNQSTNDTASADCTTTKSGAISDAVKVEGDFGTAPKVTVDGPLTLSTTERTVVIEGDGAVATDGAEITVDFQLLNATTGEVVTSTEYKKGEEAALAVDDELFLSGLVKTIQCSTVGSRVVGVIPPADSWGEGNTEQASQVGSEVDDALVFVVDIVGITPPLEVVDYKDLENAPKVTFADDGEPTVTIPETDPPVVTEIGLISKGDGEVVGKNADVSVHYRGINWNTGEIFDESYARGEPTDFNTGGVVPGFGAAIEGQTVGSRLVAIIAPKDGYGSAGNGEAIGGTDTLVFVIEIVSVK encoded by the coding sequence GTGCGCACTGCAGTAGCCCTCATAGCCGCCGCCAGCCTGGCTCTGTCCCTCGCCGCGTGCTCGCCCGCCTCGAACCAGTCCACCAACGACACCGCGTCGGCCGACTGCACGACCACGAAATCCGGCGCGATCTCCGACGCGGTCAAGGTCGAGGGCGACTTCGGCACGGCCCCCAAGGTCACCGTGGATGGACCGCTCACCCTGAGCACGACCGAGCGCACCGTCGTCATCGAGGGTGATGGAGCCGTCGCGACCGACGGCGCCGAGATCACCGTCGATTTCCAGCTGCTCAACGCCACCACCGGCGAGGTTGTCACCTCGACCGAGTACAAGAAGGGCGAGGAGGCGGCCCTGGCCGTCGACGACGAGCTCTTCCTGAGCGGTCTTGTCAAGACGATCCAGTGCTCGACGGTCGGCTCGCGCGTGGTCGGCGTCATCCCGCCCGCAGATTCCTGGGGCGAGGGCAACACCGAGCAGGCCAGCCAGGTCGGCAGCGAGGTGGATGACGCACTCGTCTTCGTCGTCGACATCGTGGGAATCACCCCGCCGCTCGAGGTCGTCGACTATAAGGACCTCGAGAACGCCCCCAAGGTCACCTTCGCCGATGACGGCGAGCCCACGGTCACGATCCCCGAGACCGACCCACCCGTTGTCACCGAGATCGGTCTGATCTCGAAGGGCGACGGCGAGGTCGTCGGCAAGAACGCCGACGTATCCGTGCACTACCGCGGAATCAACTGGAACACCGGCGAGATCTTCGACGAAAGCTACGCACGCGGCGAACCGACCGACTTCAACACCGGTGGGGTCGTCCCGGGCTTCGGTGCGGCCATCGAGGGCCAGACCGTCGGCTCGCGCCTCGTCGCAATCATCGCCCCGAAGGACGGCTACGGCAGCGCCGGAAACGGTGAGGCCATCGGCGGCACCGATACCCTCGTCTTCGTGATCGAGATCGTCTCCGTCAAGTAG
- a CDS encoding ABC transporter permease — translation MAPVTRWFGKYALWIYSTIAFVFLLIPIAYTIAFSFNDSRRSNIAWRGFTLDNWLGICDAQGVCEAFGNSIVVGLSATVLATVLGTMIAIALVRFRFPFRNATSLLLFLPMATPEVVLGAGLAAEFLTAGVQKGALTVILAHTMFCISFVVVTVRARVASLDPALEEAGRDLYASPSQVFVRVTLPLLMPGIIAAALLSFALSFDDFIITNFNSGAYVTFPKFVYTAAARGIPAEANVIASAVFFIAIIFVVVSQLSAAARRKRLALQG, via the coding sequence ATGGCACCGGTCACCCGCTGGTTCGGCAAGTACGCGCTGTGGATCTACAGCACCATCGCGTTCGTGTTCCTGCTCATCCCGATCGCGTACACGATTGCGTTCTCGTTCAACGACTCCCGCCGCTCGAACATCGCCTGGCGCGGGTTCACCCTCGACAACTGGCTCGGCATCTGCGACGCGCAGGGCGTGTGCGAGGCGTTCGGCAACAGCATCGTCGTCGGTCTCTCCGCGACCGTGCTCGCGACCGTGCTCGGCACGATGATCGCGATCGCCCTCGTGCGCTTCCGGTTCCCGTTCCGCAACGCCACGAGCCTGCTGCTGTTCCTGCCGATGGCGACGCCCGAGGTTGTGCTCGGAGCGGGCCTCGCCGCCGAGTTCCTGACCGCGGGGGTGCAGAAGGGCGCGCTCACCGTCATCCTCGCGCACACGATGTTCTGCATCAGCTTCGTCGTCGTCACGGTGCGAGCGCGCGTTGCGAGCCTCGACCCGGCGCTCGAGGAGGCCGGTCGCGACCTGTACGCCTCGCCCAGCCAGGTCTTCGTGCGGGTCACGCTGCCGCTGCTGATGCCCGGCATCATCGCCGCTGCACTGCTCAGTTTCGCGCTCAGCTTCGACGACTTCATCATCACGAACTTCAACTCGGGCGCGTACGTGACGTTCCCGAAGTTCGTCTACACGGCGGCCGCTCGCGGCATTCCGGCCGAGGCCAACGTGATCGCCTCCGCGGTGTTCTTCATCGCGATCATCTTCGTTGTCGTCTCGCAGCTGAGCGCCGCGGCCCGCCGCAAGCGGCTCGCGCTGCAGGGCTGA
- a CDS encoding ABC transporter substrate-binding protein gives MSRALPEDPLIRSLVLQARKAQVSRRTMLAGSGGLAAALALAACAPTTEAPKPAKDNSATDKTLKWSNWPGYMDEDDDKNYPTLMRFEQESGIKVTYNVDVDDNNSYYAKVRDQLALGQDIGADTVCLTDWMVSRLIRLGYTQELDHANIPNLANLSPSLQDPDFDPGRANSLPWQGGFAGLCWNKEKLPNGLKSVSDLWAPELKGKVGVLSEMRDTMGLIMLQEGIDISGDFTAADFTKAIDVFREQVESGQIRNVKGNSYVDDLANGDTIAAIVWSGDVTLVNGEAGDKFGFVIPDAGGTIWNDNFVVPIGSPRKANAEKLMNYYYEPEVAAEVAAWVNYITPVEGAREAAEAIDPELAENQLIFPNEETLSTVKMFRTLTGAEENDFQAQFQGVLLGA, from the coding sequence ATGAGCCGTGCACTTCCCGAAGACCCGCTGATTCGTAGCCTCGTTCTGCAGGCCCGCAAGGCCCAGGTGTCCCGCCGCACGATGCTCGCCGGATCCGGTGGTCTTGCCGCAGCGCTCGCCCTCGCCGCGTGTGCTCCCACCACCGAGGCCCCGAAGCCCGCGAAGGACAACTCGGCCACCGACAAGACGCTCAAGTGGTCGAACTGGCCCGGCTACATGGACGAGGACGACGACAAGAACTACCCGACGCTGATGCGCTTCGAGCAGGAGTCGGGCATCAAGGTCACCTACAACGTCGACGTCGACGACAACAACTCTTACTACGCGAAGGTGCGCGACCAGCTCGCCCTCGGCCAGGACATCGGTGCCGACACCGTGTGCCTCACCGACTGGATGGTCTCGCGCCTGATCCGACTCGGCTACACGCAGGAGCTCGACCACGCCAACATCCCGAACCTGGCCAACCTGAGCCCGAGCCTGCAGGACCCGGACTTCGACCCGGGCCGTGCCAACTCGCTGCCGTGGCAGGGTGGCTTCGCGGGCTTGTGTTGGAACAAGGAGAAGCTGCCGAACGGCCTCAAGAGCGTGAGCGACCTGTGGGCGCCCGAGCTCAAGGGCAAAGTCGGCGTGCTCTCCGAGATGCGCGACACGATGGGCCTCATCATGCTGCAGGAGGGCATCGACATCTCCGGTGATTTCACCGCCGCAGACTTCACGAAGGCGATCGACGTGTTCCGCGAGCAGGTCGAGAGCGGCCAGATCCGCAACGTCAAGGGCAACTCCTACGTCGACGACCTCGCCAACGGCGACACCATCGCCGCGATCGTCTGGTCGGGCGACGTGACCCTCGTCAACGGTGAGGCCGGCGACAAGTTCGGCTTCGTGATCCCCGACGCCGGCGGCACCATCTGGAACGACAACTTCGTTGTACCGATCGGATCCCCGCGCAAGGCGAACGCCGAAAAGCTCATGAACTACTACTACGAGCCAGAGGTCGCCGCAGAGGTCGCCGCGTGGGTCAACTACATCACGCCGGTTGAGGGAGCCAGGGAGGCCGCGGAGGCGATCGACCCAGAACTCGCCGAGAACCAGCTCATCTTCCCCAACGAGGAGACCCTCTCGACCGTGAAGATGTTCCGCACGCTCACCGGCGCTGAGGAGAACGACTTCCAGGCCCAGTTCCAGGGCGTTCTGCTCGGCGCGTAG
- the gabT gene encoding 4-aminobutyrate--2-oxoglutarate transaminase: protein MTDIIAAAALGSEITPERRILTAIPGPKSIALQARRAAVVPVGVSSALPVYVERAHGAIVVDVDGNQFIDLGSGIGVMTIGHTNEAVIEAATAQLGRVTHAMFTITGYESYVRVAELLSEHTPGDFPKKTVLLNSGAEAVENAVKIARKYTGRTGVAVLDHAYHGRTNLTMAMTFKAMPYKLGFGPFASEVHHAPNSYPFRDGLSGKDAAARTITYLEKSVGASDLACVVAEPIQGEGGFVVPAEGYLAALQEWCTANGVVFIADEIQSGMARTGAWYASEHFGVVPDVILTAKGIAGGLPIAAVTGRSEIMDASHPGGLGGTFAGNPVAAEAAIAVFAEIESRGLLAEGARIEGILKPALHALALKYPIIGDVRGIGAMLAIELVQPGGIEPNAAAVSAITAYAAQNGVLLLSAGTLGNVIRFLPSLAITEEQLRDALTVLDDAFASL, encoded by the coding sequence ATGACTGACATCATCGCCGCTGCCGCACTCGGTTCCGAGATCACTCCGGAACGCCGCATTCTGACCGCCATTCCCGGCCCGAAGTCGATCGCGCTGCAGGCACGCAGAGCGGCGGTTGTGCCGGTCGGAGTCTCCTCGGCCCTGCCCGTCTACGTCGAGCGTGCGCACGGCGCGATTGTCGTCGACGTCGACGGCAACCAGTTCATCGACCTCGGGTCGGGCATCGGCGTGATGACCATCGGTCACACCAACGAGGCGGTCATCGAGGCGGCCACCGCCCAGCTCGGCCGCGTCACCCATGCGATGTTCACGATCACCGGCTACGAATCGTACGTGCGCGTCGCCGAGCTGCTCTCCGAACACACGCCGGGCGACTTCCCGAAGAAGACGGTGCTGCTCAACTCGGGCGCCGAGGCCGTCGAGAACGCCGTCAAGATCGCCCGCAAGTACACCGGTCGCACGGGAGTTGCCGTGCTCGACCATGCGTACCACGGGCGCACCAACCTGACCATGGCGATGACGTTCAAGGCCATGCCCTACAAGCTCGGTTTCGGCCCCTTCGCGAGCGAGGTGCACCACGCCCCGAACTCCTACCCGTTCCGTGACGGACTGAGCGGCAAGGATGCCGCCGCACGCACCATCACCTACCTCGAGAAGTCGGTCGGAGCGAGCGACCTCGCATGCGTGGTGGCCGAGCCGATCCAGGGCGAGGGCGGCTTCGTCGTTCCCGCGGAGGGCTACCTCGCCGCGCTGCAGGAGTGGTGCACGGCGAACGGCGTGGTGTTCATCGCGGATGAGATCCAGAGCGGCATGGCACGCACGGGCGCGTGGTACGCCTCCGAGCACTTCGGGGTGGTGCCCGACGTCATCCTCACGGCGAAGGGAATCGCCGGCGGCCTGCCGATCGCGGCCGTCACCGGCCGTTCAGAGATCATGGATGCCTCGCACCCCGGTGGGCTCGGCGGCACGTTCGCCGGCAACCCGGTCGCGGCCGAGGCGGCCATCGCGGTCTTCGCGGAGATCGAGTCGCGCGGCCTGCTCGCGGAGGGTGCCCGAATCGAGGGCATACTCAAGCCCGCGCTGCACGCGCTCGCCCTCAAGTACCCGATCATCGGCGACGTGCGCGGCATCGGCGCGATGCTCGCGATCGAACTCGTGCAGCCCGGTGGTATCGAGCCCAACGCCGCAGCGGTCTCCGCGATCACGGCCTACGCGGCGCAGAATGGTGTGCTGCTGCTGAGTGCGGGCACGCTCGGCAACGTGATCCGCTTCCTGCCGAGCCTCGCCATCACCGAGGAGCAGCTTCGGGATGCGCTCACCGTGCTCGACGACGCGTTCGCGAGCCTCTAG
- a CDS encoding OsmC family protein, whose protein sequence is MQLDHHFAVAVEWAGNRGTGTSDYRAYGRETTVSAAGKLSIDGSAARVFHGNADRWNPEELLIAALSECHLLSYLHVAASNGVVVVDYRDDATGTMQQTADGGGHFTSVTLRPRVTISVGDPELARELHAKASALCFIANSVNFPVLHEPEILVSG, encoded by the coding sequence ATGCAGCTCGACCACCATTTCGCCGTCGCCGTCGAGTGGGCCGGCAATCGCGGCACCGGAACAAGCGACTATCGCGCCTACGGCCGCGAGACGACGGTCTCCGCTGCGGGCAAGCTCTCCATCGACGGCTCGGCCGCGCGCGTGTTTCACGGCAACGCCGACCGCTGGAATCCGGAGGAGCTGCTCATCGCCGCCCTCAGCGAGTGCCACCTGCTCAGCTACCTCCACGTCGCGGCCTCCAATGGGGTCGTCGTCGTCGACTATCGGGATGACGCCACGGGAACGATGCAGCAGACCGCAGACGGTGGGGGACACTTCACGAGCGTCACGCTGCGCCCCCGCGTGACGATCTCAGTCGGCGACCCGGAGCTCGCCCGCGAATTGCACGCAAAGGCCAGCGCCCTCTGCTTCATCGCCAACTCGGTCAACTTTCCCGTGCTGCATGAACCGGAAATCCTCGTCAGCGGCTGA
- a CDS encoding ABC transporter permease, with protein MAFGAFGSTATSAVPVEPAVRRRSPVALFLLLPGILYLALFFLAPLFSLILTSLQQPSLTGDIGAYETAFRWENYTTVITQYGEHIVRSFSYAAIATIAALLFSYPLAYFIGVKLRPFPLMQALALTLVIAPFFISFLLRTLAWKQILSDDGFFVTSLKAVSLMAPDAHITGEPIAVIFGLTYNFIPFMTLPIYTSLEKLDLRYVEAGNDLYASPARTFFAITLPLSAPGVISGMLLTFIPAAGDYVNASRDFLGSTETPMIGNVIEANFLVLQNYPAAAALSIVLMATILVLVAIYVKRSGTEELI; from the coding sequence GTGGCATTCGGAGCCTTCGGTTCGACAGCGACCTCGGCCGTACCGGTCGAGCCTGCGGTTCGCCGCCGCAGCCCCGTTGCGCTGTTCCTGCTGCTGCCCGGAATCCTCTACCTCGCGCTGTTCTTCCTGGCGCCGCTGTTCTCACTGATCCTCACCTCGCTGCAGCAGCCGTCGCTCACCGGCGACATCGGCGCGTACGAGACCGCGTTCCGCTGGGAGAACTACACGACGGTCATCACCCAGTACGGCGAGCACATCGTGCGCTCGTTCAGTTACGCGGCGATAGCGACGATCGCGGCCCTGCTGTTCAGCTACCCGCTCGCCTACTTCATCGGCGTCAAGCTGCGGCCGTTCCCGCTGATGCAGGCGCTGGCCCTGACACTCGTGATCGCGCCGTTCTTCATCAGCTTCCTGCTGCGCACGCTGGCCTGGAAGCAGATCCTCTCCGACGACGGCTTCTTCGTGACGAGCCTCAAAGCCGTGTCGCTGATGGCTCCGGATGCCCACATCACCGGTGAGCCGATCGCCGTGATCTTCGGACTCACCTACAACTTCATCCCGTTCATGACGCTGCCGATCTACACGAGTCTCGAGAAGCTCGACCTGCGCTACGTGGAAGCCGGCAACGACCTCTACGCCAGCCCCGCCCGCACGTTCTTCGCGATCACGCTCCCGCTCTCGGCGCCCGGTGTGATCTCGGGCATGCTGCTCACCTTTATCCCGGCCGCCGGCGACTACGTCAACGCCAGCCGGGACTTCCTCGGCAGTACCGAGACGCCCATGATCGGAAACGTGATCGAGGCGAACTTCCTTGTGCTGCAGAACTATCCGGCGGCCGCCGCACTCTCGATCGTGCTGATGGCGACGATCCTCGTGCTCGTCGCGATCTACGTGAAGCGCAGCGGAACAGAGGAGCTGATCTGA
- a CDS encoding ABC transporter ATP-binding protein codes for MTQGSFAEAGADLELVGISKRFPGFTAIEDLNLTIPAGSFFALLGPSGCGKTTTLRLVAGLEDASEGRILIGGKDVTHTKSYKRPVNTVFQSYALFPHMTILENVAFGLKRRRISDAIPRAHEALKLVELDHLAQRKPQQLSGGQQQRVALARAVVNRPALLLLDEPLGALDLKLRRQMQLELKDIQQDVGLTFLHVTHDQEEAMTMADTVAVMNKGRIEQMGAPEELYELPKTAFVANFLGQSNLFTGHVTSTSASSMIVDIAGRKIEVPRERAQRHAGEVTIGVRPEKLMLHTSAPKAKAGSNIVGPGRVTDVSFSGVSTQYQVSVPGLGSLVVFAQNMVFGPVVTAGAEVWLTWTTDHGFGLADDPADGARFVEDTDTQALATQKREKLEAELEGA; via the coding sequence GTGACGCAAGGCAGTTTCGCCGAGGCCGGCGCAGACCTCGAACTCGTGGGAATCAGCAAGCGTTTCCCCGGCTTCACCGCCATCGAGGACCTCAACCTGACCATTCCGGCGGGCTCCTTCTTCGCCCTGCTCGGCCCGTCCGGCTGCGGCAAGACGACGACGCTTCGGCTTGTCGCCGGCCTCGAGGATGCGTCCGAGGGGCGCATCCTCATCGGAGGCAAGGACGTCACCCACACCAAGTCGTACAAGCGCCCCGTCAACACGGTATTCCAGAGCTACGCGCTCTTCCCGCACATGACCATCCTCGAGAACGTGGCCTTCGGCCTCAAGCGTCGCAGGATCTCGGACGCCATCCCGAGGGCACACGAGGCTCTCAAGCTCGTCGAGCTCGACCACCTCGCGCAGCGCAAGCCGCAGCAGCTGTCCGGCGGGCAGCAGCAGCGGGTTGCACTCGCGCGCGCCGTGGTGAACCGACCCGCCCTGCTGCTGCTCGACGAGCCGCTCGGCGCCCTCGACCTCAAGCTCCGTCGCCAGATGCAGCTCGAGCTCAAGGACATCCAGCAGGATGTCGGACTCACCTTCCTGCATGTCACGCACGACCAGGAGGAGGCCATGACCATGGCCGACACCGTCGCGGTGATGAACAAGGGCCGCATCGAGCAGATGGGTGCCCCCGAGGAGTTGTACGAGCTGCCGAAGACGGCCTTCGTCGCCAATTTTCTCGGCCAGTCGAACCTCTTCACCGGACACGTGACCTCGACGAGTGCGTCATCCATGATCGTCGACATCGCGGGCCGCAAGATCGAGGTGCCGCGCGAGCGAGCGCAGCGTCACGCCGGCGAGGTGACGATCGGCGTGCGCCCCGAGAAACTCATGCTGCACACGTCGGCGCCCAAGGCGAAGGCCGGCAGTAACATCGTCGGTCCCGGTCGCGTCACCGACGTCTCGTTCAGCGGGGTGAGCACGCAGTACCAGGTATCCGTTCCCGGCCTCGGCTCGCTCGTCGTCTTCGCGCAGAACATGGTCTTCGGTCCGGTCGTCACCGCCGGCGCCGAGGTCTGGCTGACCTGGACCACCGACCACGGTTTTGGCCTAGCCGACGACCCGGCCGATGGCGCGCGCTTCGTCGAAGACACCGACACCCAGGCTCTCGCGACTCAGAAGCGCGAGAAGCTCGAGGCGGAACTGGAAGGCGCGTAG
- the ald gene encoding alanine dehydrogenase, with protein sequence MKVAVPKEIKNNEFRVAITPAGVHDLVAHGHEVLVETGAGLGSSISDAAYVEAGATISPDAASTWAAADMLLKVKEPIAAEYGYLRDDLLLFTYLHLAAEAELTAALISSRVTGIAYETVQLPNRALPLLAPMSEVAGRLAPIVGANAMLKPYGGPGLLVPGVPGTYPAKIVVLGGGVAGTNAVSVAVGLGADVVVLDTNLQRLRELDALYAGRVRTVASNGFEIERACLDADMVIGSVLVPGAKAPKLVSNELVSRMKPGSVLVDIAVDQGGCFADSRPTTHADPTFTVHGSLFYCVANMPGAVPNTSTYALTNATMPYVRALANQGWKAALRADAALALGLNTHAGQVVNEAVAVAHGLEHVSLANVLA encoded by the coding sequence ATGAAGGTCGCCGTTCCGAAAGAGATCAAGAACAACGAATTCCGCGTCGCCATCACCCCCGCGGGGGTGCATGACCTCGTGGCCCACGGGCACGAAGTACTCGTCGAGACGGGTGCGGGACTCGGGTCATCCATCAGCGATGCGGCCTATGTCGAGGCCGGTGCCACCATCTCGCCGGACGCCGCGAGCACCTGGGCCGCCGCCGACATGCTGCTCAAGGTCAAGGAGCCGATCGCCGCGGAGTACGGCTACCTGCGCGACGACCTACTGCTCTTCACCTACCTGCATCTTGCTGCGGAAGCGGAACTCACGGCCGCCCTCATCTCGTCCCGCGTGACGGGTATCGCCTATGAGACGGTGCAGCTGCCGAACCGCGCGCTGCCGCTGCTCGCCCCGATGAGCGAGGTGGCCGGACGGCTCGCCCCGATCGTCGGCGCCAACGCGATGCTCAAGCCCTACGGCGGCCCCGGCCTCCTCGTGCCCGGGGTTCCCGGAACCTATCCCGCAAAGATCGTGGTTCTGGGCGGCGGCGTCGCCGGCACCAACGCGGTCTCCGTGGCCGTCGGCCTCGGCGCGGATGTAGTAGTGCTCGACACCAACCTGCAGCGCTTGCGCGAACTGGACGCCCTGTACGCGGGACGGGTGCGCACGGTGGCCTCGAACGGCTTCGAGATCGAGCGCGCCTGCCTCGACGCGGACATGGTGATCGGCTCGGTGCTGGTTCCCGGCGCCAAGGCACCCAAGCTTGTGAGCAACGAACTTGTGTCGCGCATGAAGCCAGGCAGCGTTCTCGTCGACATCGCGGTGGACCAGGGCGGCTGTTTCGCCGATTCCCGGCCGACAACCCACGCGGATCCGACGTTCACGGTGCACGGCTCGCTGTTTTATTGCGTGGCCAACATGCCGGGCGCCGTGCCCAATACCTCGACCTACGCGCTCACGAATGCGACCATGCCGTACGTGCGCGCGCTTGCCAACCAAGGCTGGAAGGCGGCCCTGCGAGCGGATGCGGCTCTCGCCCTCGGACTCAACACCCATGCCGGGCAGGTCGTCAACGAGGCTGTTGCGGTGGCGCACGGGCTCGAGCACGTGTCGCTCGCGAACGTGCTCGCCTAA